In Stigmatopora nigra isolate UIUO_SnigA chromosome 2, RoL_Snig_1.1, whole genome shotgun sequence, a single window of DNA contains:
- the ppfibp1b gene encoding liprin-beta-1b isoform X5 — MMADASDMLAAALEQMDGIIAGSKALDYSNGMFDCQSPSSPFMGNLRALHLLEDLRGILELLDNDGRNTLRCQIPDSTAESLVEWLQGRLSNGHLSVGGGDHYQERLTRIESDKESLVLQVSVLTDQVDAQGEKIRDLDLCLEEHREKLNTTEEMLQQELMCRTALETQKMDLVSELSNMKLKLNSFQKERLDFDERFRDSEDLILEVNELRYRMTELESEKQQYEKNLKTTKEELVKLRRQMEGKDKEGKLQDETGFKAVASSSPDPTDRDVEVQRMKKAVESLTVANEQKDYKIEELKQSLLRYKKVQEMVMSVQGKKGISNENVALHADGLASCLSSIHVFADTNELTDGDDPRKNLDELEILNGLCEDHSPSSSPSQREQVTDSAATDVESGQDTSKSGSHEPMERSYTDKDTRVDVTQTVDKPPVNSTAVSLVTTEDDSFGSKKARSSFGRGFFKLRGGKKSGNSQNLDRSRSASAPMLAETERQGTDHLDLAGLPQSLANSDSTHTLPTTPEDKKKSKGIMKLFGKLRRSQSTTFNLDDNPPVGDFKRGGVRATAGPRLGWSRDFQRVNNDVDAPFARWSKDQVCDWLQDQGLGLYVNMSRVWISSGQTLLQASQQDLERELGIKNQLHRKKLQLALQALGSEEEDNKGKLDYNWVTRWLDDIGLPQYKTQFDEGRVDGRMLHYMTVDDLLSMKVGSVLHHLSIKRAIQVLRLNNYEPNCLRRRPSDENNITPAEVSQWTNHRVMEWLRSADLAEYAPNLRGSGVHGGLMVLEPRFNVETMALLLNIPPNKTLLRRHLATHFNLLVGSEAQQLKQECLENPDYTLLTATTKVKPRKLSFGNFGSLRKKRQEENEEYVCPMDVEMPKGRSFQKGFELQIYEDDLDRLDHMDDSEGTVRQIGAFSEGIQNLTSMLKEDEFFKEVSNSPNLSVTDDDSTA; from the exons ATGATGGCGGATGCCAGCGATATGTTGGCAGCTGCTCTTGAGCAGATGGATGGCATTATAGCAG GATCCAAGGCTCTTGATTATTCCAATGGGATGTTTGATTGTCAGTCACCAAGCTCTCCTTTCATGGGCAATTTACGGGCTCTTCACCTTTTGGAAGACCTTCGAGGTATCCTGGAGTTGCTGGACAATGATGGACGGAACACACTTCGCTGCCAAATCCCTGACTCAACGGCTGAAAGTTTGGTCGAGTGGCTCCAGGGGCGCCTG TCCAATGGGCACCTCTCTGTGGGAGGGGGTGACCACTATCAAGAGAGACTTACCCGAATCGAAAGTGATAAGGAGTCACTGGTGCTTCAG GTCAGTGTGTTAACTGACCAGGTGGATGCTCAGGGGGAGAAAATTCGGGACCTTGACTTGTGTTTGGAAGAGCACAGGGAGAAGCTCAACACAACTGAGGAAATGCTACAACAG GAGCTTATGTGCCGCACAGCCCTGGAAACCCAAAAGATGGATCTTGTGTCAGAGTTGTCCAACATGAAGTTGAAACTAAATTCCTTTCAGAAAGAGAGACTGGACTTTGATGAAAGATTTCGGGACAGTGAG GATTTAATTCTGGAGGTTAATGAATTGCGATACAGAATGACCGAGCTGGAGAGTGAAAAGCAGCAATATGAAAAGAATCTTAAAACAACTAAG GAGGAGCTCGTCAAACTGAGAAGGCAAATGGAAGGTAAAGACAAAGAGGGCAAACTACAGGATGAGACAGGCTTCAAAGCCGTGGCCTCAAGCAGTCCCGATCCTACAGACAGAG ATGTGGAAGTGCAGCGGATGAAGAAAGCTGTTGAATCGCTGACTGTGGCAAATGAACAGAAG GACTATAAGATTGAGGAACTCAAGCAGTCACTGTTGCGATACAAAAAGGTTCAGGAGATGGTGATGTCAGTGcaaggaaaaaaag ggatttcaaatgaaaacgTGGCATTACATGCTGATGGCCTTGCTTCATGCTTGTCATCAATCCATGTTTTTGCTGACACAAATGAGCTTACAGATGGTGACGATCCAAGGAAAAACCTTGATGAG CTAGAGATTCTCAATGGACTGTGTGAGGATCATTCACCCTCGTCCAGCCCTTCGCAGCGTGAGCAAGTCACCGACTCTGCAGCTACAGATGTCGAAAG CGGTCAAGATACAAGCAAGTCTGGAAGCCATGAACCTATGGAAAGAAGCTATACAGATAAG GACACACGTGTGGACGTCACACAAACAGTTGACAAACCACCAGTAAATTCTACTGCAGTCTCGCTCGTTACCACAGAGGATGACAGCTTTGGCTCTAAAAAGGCCCGCTCATCTTTTGGAAGGGGCTTCTTCAAACTACGTGGAGGCAAGAAAAGTGGAAACTCGCAGAATCTTG ACCGCAGCCGCAGTGCGAGTGCACCTATGCTAG cTGAGACTGAGCGCCAAGGCACCGATCACCTAGATCTGGCAGGACTGCCACAAAGTTTGGCCAACAGCGACAGCACTCATACTCTTCCCACTACCCCGGAGGACAAGAAGAAGTCGAAAGGAATTATGAAACTATTTGGCAA ACTTAGGAGAAGCCAGTCTACAACTTTTAACTTGGATGACAACCCGCCTGTTGGAGATTTTAAGAGGGGGGGAGTGCGAGCCACCGCAGGACCTAGACTGGGTTGGTCTCGTGACTTCCAAAGAGTCAACAA TGATGTGGACGCCCCCTTCGCACGGTGGTCGAAGGACCAGGTGTGCGACTGGTTACAAGATCAAGGTCTTGGCCTATACGTCAACATGTCACGTGTGTGGATCTCTTCTGGACAGACGTTGCTTCAGGCCTCCCAACAGGACCTGGAAAGG GAGCTGGGCATCAAAAACCAGTTGCACCGGAAGAAGCTGCAGCTGGCTCTGCAGGCACTTGGCTCGGAGGAAGAGGATAACAAGGGAAAGCTAGATTACAACTGGGTGACAA GGTGGCTGGATGACATCGGGCTGCCACAGTACAAGACCCAATTTGATGAGGGGAGGGTAGATGGTCGCATGCTGCACTACATGACAGTG GATGACTTGCTTTCTATGAAGGTGGGAAGCGTCCTACACCACCTCAGTATCAAAAGAGCCATCCAAGTACTGCGCCTCAACAACTACGAGCCCAACTGTTTGCGGCGCAGACCGTCTGATGAG AACAATATTACCCCTGCGGAGGTGTCTCAGTGGACCAACCACAGGGTTATGGAGTGGTTGCGTTCTGCCGATCTGGCCGAATACGCTCCCAATCTGAGAGGAAGCGGCGTGCACGGAGGCTTGATG GTTCTGGAGCCAAGGTTTAATGTGGAGACCATGGCACTACTGTTGAACATCCCTCCCAACAAGACCCTACTGCGCCGACACTTGGCCACACATTTCAACCTGCTCGTTGGTTCAGAAGCCCAGCAACTCAAACAAGAGTGTCTGGAAAACCCGGATTACACTCTGCTGACTGCCACCACCAAGGTTAAG CCAAGGAAACTGTCGTTTGGTAACTTCGGCAGTCTCAGAAAGAAAAGGCAGGAGGAGAACGAGGAGTACGTCTGTCCCATGGACGTGGAGATGCCGAAGGGACGAAGTTTTCAAAAAGGCTTTGAGCTCCAGATTTATGAGGACGACCTAGATAGGCTGGACCAT aTGGACGACTCTGAGGGAACTGTTAGGCAAATTGGAGCTTTCTCTGAAGGAATCCAGAACCTGACG AGCATGCTGAAAGAAGATGAATTTTTCAAGGAGGTATCGAACTCTCCCAACCTCAGCGTGACAGATGACGATTCCACTGCCTGA
- the ppfibp1b gene encoding liprin-beta-1b isoform X4 yields MMADASDMLAAALEQMDGIIAGSKALDYSNGMFDCQSPSSPFMGNLRALHLLEDLRGILELLDNDGRNTLRCQIPDSTAESLVEWLQGRLSNGHLSVGGGDHYQERLTRIESDKESLVLQVSVLTDQVDAQGEKIRDLDLCLEEHREKLNTTEEMLQQELMCRTALETQKMDLVSELSNMKLKLNSFQKERLDFDERFRDSEDLILEVNELRYRMTELESEKQQYEKNLKTTKEELVKLRRQMEGKDKEGKLQDETGFKAVASSSPDPTDRDETLRKRLKEKHVEVQRMKKAVESLTVANEQKDYKIEELKQSLLRYKKVQEMVMSVQGKKGISNENVALHADGLASCLSSIHVFADTNELTDGDDPRKNLDELEILNGLCEDHSPSSSPSQREQVTDSAATDVESGQDTSKSGSHEPMERSYTDKDTRVDVTQTVDKPPVNSTAVSLVTTEDDSFGSKKARSSFGRGFFKLRGGKKSGNSQNLDRSRSASAPMLAETERQGTDHLDLAGLPQSLANSDSTHTLPTTPEDKKKSKGIMKLFGKLRRSQSTTFNLDDNPPVGDFKRGGVRATAGPRLGWSRDFQRVNNDVDAPFARWSKDQVCDWLQDQGLGLYVNMSRVWISSGQTLLQASQQDLERELGIKNQLHRKKLQLALQALGSEEEDNKGKLDYNWVTRWLDDIGLPQYKTQFDEGRVDGRMLHYMTVDDLLSMKVGSVLHHLSIKRAIQVLRLNNYEPNCLRRRPSDENNITPAEVSQWTNHRVMEWLRSADLAEYAPNLRGSGVHGGLMVLEPRFNVETMALLLNIPPNKTLLRRHLATHFNLLVGSEAQQLKQECLENPDYTLLTATTKVKPRKLSFGNFGSLRKKRQEENEEYVCPMDVEMPKGRSFQKGFELQIYEDDLDRLDHMDDSEGTVRQIGAFSEGIQNLTSMLKEDEFFKEVSNSPNLSVTDDDSTA; encoded by the exons ATGATGGCGGATGCCAGCGATATGTTGGCAGCTGCTCTTGAGCAGATGGATGGCATTATAGCAG GATCCAAGGCTCTTGATTATTCCAATGGGATGTTTGATTGTCAGTCACCAAGCTCTCCTTTCATGGGCAATTTACGGGCTCTTCACCTTTTGGAAGACCTTCGAGGTATCCTGGAGTTGCTGGACAATGATGGACGGAACACACTTCGCTGCCAAATCCCTGACTCAACGGCTGAAAGTTTGGTCGAGTGGCTCCAGGGGCGCCTG TCCAATGGGCACCTCTCTGTGGGAGGGGGTGACCACTATCAAGAGAGACTTACCCGAATCGAAAGTGATAAGGAGTCACTGGTGCTTCAG GTCAGTGTGTTAACTGACCAGGTGGATGCTCAGGGGGAGAAAATTCGGGACCTTGACTTGTGTTTGGAAGAGCACAGGGAGAAGCTCAACACAACTGAGGAAATGCTACAACAG GAGCTTATGTGCCGCACAGCCCTGGAAACCCAAAAGATGGATCTTGTGTCAGAGTTGTCCAACATGAAGTTGAAACTAAATTCCTTTCAGAAAGAGAGACTGGACTTTGATGAAAGATTTCGGGACAGTGAG GATTTAATTCTGGAGGTTAATGAATTGCGATACAGAATGACCGAGCTGGAGAGTGAAAAGCAGCAATATGAAAAGAATCTTAAAACAACTAAG GAGGAGCTCGTCAAACTGAGAAGGCAAATGGAAGGTAAAGACAAAGAGGGCAAACTACAGGATGAGACAGGCTTCAAAGCCGTGGCCTCAAGCAGTCCCGATCCTACAGACAGAG ATGAAACTCTTAGAAAAAGGCTGAAGGAAAAAC ATGTGGAAGTGCAGCGGATGAAGAAAGCTGTTGAATCGCTGACTGTGGCAAATGAACAGAAG GACTATAAGATTGAGGAACTCAAGCAGTCACTGTTGCGATACAAAAAGGTTCAGGAGATGGTGATGTCAGTGcaaggaaaaaaag ggatttcaaatgaaaacgTGGCATTACATGCTGATGGCCTTGCTTCATGCTTGTCATCAATCCATGTTTTTGCTGACACAAATGAGCTTACAGATGGTGACGATCCAAGGAAAAACCTTGATGAG CTAGAGATTCTCAATGGACTGTGTGAGGATCATTCACCCTCGTCCAGCCCTTCGCAGCGTGAGCAAGTCACCGACTCTGCAGCTACAGATGTCGAAAG CGGTCAAGATACAAGCAAGTCTGGAAGCCATGAACCTATGGAAAGAAGCTATACAGATAAG GACACACGTGTGGACGTCACACAAACAGTTGACAAACCACCAGTAAATTCTACTGCAGTCTCGCTCGTTACCACAGAGGATGACAGCTTTGGCTCTAAAAAGGCCCGCTCATCTTTTGGAAGGGGCTTCTTCAAACTACGTGGAGGCAAGAAAAGTGGAAACTCGCAGAATCTTG ACCGCAGCCGCAGTGCGAGTGCACCTATGCTAG cTGAGACTGAGCGCCAAGGCACCGATCACCTAGATCTGGCAGGACTGCCACAAAGTTTGGCCAACAGCGACAGCACTCATACTCTTCCCACTACCCCGGAGGACAAGAAGAAGTCGAAAGGAATTATGAAACTATTTGGCAA ACTTAGGAGAAGCCAGTCTACAACTTTTAACTTGGATGACAACCCGCCTGTTGGAGATTTTAAGAGGGGGGGAGTGCGAGCCACCGCAGGACCTAGACTGGGTTGGTCTCGTGACTTCCAAAGAGTCAACAA TGATGTGGACGCCCCCTTCGCACGGTGGTCGAAGGACCAGGTGTGCGACTGGTTACAAGATCAAGGTCTTGGCCTATACGTCAACATGTCACGTGTGTGGATCTCTTCTGGACAGACGTTGCTTCAGGCCTCCCAACAGGACCTGGAAAGG GAGCTGGGCATCAAAAACCAGTTGCACCGGAAGAAGCTGCAGCTGGCTCTGCAGGCACTTGGCTCGGAGGAAGAGGATAACAAGGGAAAGCTAGATTACAACTGGGTGACAA GGTGGCTGGATGACATCGGGCTGCCACAGTACAAGACCCAATTTGATGAGGGGAGGGTAGATGGTCGCATGCTGCACTACATGACAGTG GATGACTTGCTTTCTATGAAGGTGGGAAGCGTCCTACACCACCTCAGTATCAAAAGAGCCATCCAAGTACTGCGCCTCAACAACTACGAGCCCAACTGTTTGCGGCGCAGACCGTCTGATGAG AACAATATTACCCCTGCGGAGGTGTCTCAGTGGACCAACCACAGGGTTATGGAGTGGTTGCGTTCTGCCGATCTGGCCGAATACGCTCCCAATCTGAGAGGAAGCGGCGTGCACGGAGGCTTGATG GTTCTGGAGCCAAGGTTTAATGTGGAGACCATGGCACTACTGTTGAACATCCCTCCCAACAAGACCCTACTGCGCCGACACTTGGCCACACATTTCAACCTGCTCGTTGGTTCAGAAGCCCAGCAACTCAAACAAGAGTGTCTGGAAAACCCGGATTACACTCTGCTGACTGCCACCACCAAGGTTAAG CCAAGGAAACTGTCGTTTGGTAACTTCGGCAGTCTCAGAAAGAAAAGGCAGGAGGAGAACGAGGAGTACGTCTGTCCCATGGACGTGGAGATGCCGAAGGGACGAAGTTTTCAAAAAGGCTTTGAGCTCCAGATTTATGAGGACGACCTAGATAGGCTGGACCAT aTGGACGACTCTGAGGGAACTGTTAGGCAAATTGGAGCTTTCTCTGAAGGAATCCAGAACCTGACG AGCATGCTGAAAGAAGATGAATTTTTCAAGGAGGTATCGAACTCTCCCAACCTCAGCGTGACAGATGACGATTCCACTGCCTGA
- the ppfibp1b gene encoding liprin-beta-1b isoform X6, with protein sequence MMADASDMLAAALEQMDGIIAGSKALDYSNGMFDCQSPSSPFMGNLRALHLLEDLRGILELLDNDGRNTLRCQIPDSTAESLVEWLQGRLSNGHLSVGGGDHYQERLTRIESDKESLVLQVSVLTDQVDAQGEKIRDLDLCLEEHREKLNTTEEMLQQELMCRTALETQKMDLVSELSNMKLKLNSFQKERLDFDERFRDSEDLILEVNELRYRMTELESEKQQYEKNLKTTKEELVKLRRQMEGKDKEGKLQDETGFKAVASSSPDPTDRDVEVQRMKKAVESLTVANEQKDYKIEELKQSLLRYKKVQEMVMSVQGKKGISNENVALHADGLASCLSSIHVFADTNELTDGDDPRKNLDELEILNGLCEDHSPSSSPSQREQVTDSAATDVESGQDTSKSGSHEPMERSYTDKDTRVDVTQTVDKPPVNSTAVSLVTTEDDSFGSKKARSSFGRGFFKLRGGKKSGNSQNLAETERQGTDHLDLAGLPQSLANSDSTHTLPTTPEDKKKSKGIMKLFGKLRRSQSTTFNLDDNPPVGDFKRGGVRATAGPRLGWSRDFQRVNNDVDAPFARWSKDQVCDWLQDQGLGLYVNMSRVWISSGQTLLQASQQDLERELGIKNQLHRKKLQLALQALGSEEEDNKGKLDYNWVTRWLDDIGLPQYKTQFDEGRVDGRMLHYMTVDDLLSMKVGSVLHHLSIKRAIQVLRLNNYEPNCLRRRPSDENNITPAEVSQWTNHRVMEWLRSADLAEYAPNLRGSGVHGGLMVLEPRFNVETMALLLNIPPNKTLLRRHLATHFNLLVGSEAQQLKQECLENPDYTLLTATTKVKPRKLSFGNFGSLRKKRQEENEEYVCPMDVEMPKGRSFQKGFELQIYEDDLDRLDHMDDSEGTVRQIGAFSEGIQNLTSMLKEDEFFKEVSNSPNLSVTDDDSTA encoded by the exons ATGATGGCGGATGCCAGCGATATGTTGGCAGCTGCTCTTGAGCAGATGGATGGCATTATAGCAG GATCCAAGGCTCTTGATTATTCCAATGGGATGTTTGATTGTCAGTCACCAAGCTCTCCTTTCATGGGCAATTTACGGGCTCTTCACCTTTTGGAAGACCTTCGAGGTATCCTGGAGTTGCTGGACAATGATGGACGGAACACACTTCGCTGCCAAATCCCTGACTCAACGGCTGAAAGTTTGGTCGAGTGGCTCCAGGGGCGCCTG TCCAATGGGCACCTCTCTGTGGGAGGGGGTGACCACTATCAAGAGAGACTTACCCGAATCGAAAGTGATAAGGAGTCACTGGTGCTTCAG GTCAGTGTGTTAACTGACCAGGTGGATGCTCAGGGGGAGAAAATTCGGGACCTTGACTTGTGTTTGGAAGAGCACAGGGAGAAGCTCAACACAACTGAGGAAATGCTACAACAG GAGCTTATGTGCCGCACAGCCCTGGAAACCCAAAAGATGGATCTTGTGTCAGAGTTGTCCAACATGAAGTTGAAACTAAATTCCTTTCAGAAAGAGAGACTGGACTTTGATGAAAGATTTCGGGACAGTGAG GATTTAATTCTGGAGGTTAATGAATTGCGATACAGAATGACCGAGCTGGAGAGTGAAAAGCAGCAATATGAAAAGAATCTTAAAACAACTAAG GAGGAGCTCGTCAAACTGAGAAGGCAAATGGAAGGTAAAGACAAAGAGGGCAAACTACAGGATGAGACAGGCTTCAAAGCCGTGGCCTCAAGCAGTCCCGATCCTACAGACAGAG ATGTGGAAGTGCAGCGGATGAAGAAAGCTGTTGAATCGCTGACTGTGGCAAATGAACAGAAG GACTATAAGATTGAGGAACTCAAGCAGTCACTGTTGCGATACAAAAAGGTTCAGGAGATGGTGATGTCAGTGcaaggaaaaaaag ggatttcaaatgaaaacgTGGCATTACATGCTGATGGCCTTGCTTCATGCTTGTCATCAATCCATGTTTTTGCTGACACAAATGAGCTTACAGATGGTGACGATCCAAGGAAAAACCTTGATGAG CTAGAGATTCTCAATGGACTGTGTGAGGATCATTCACCCTCGTCCAGCCCTTCGCAGCGTGAGCAAGTCACCGACTCTGCAGCTACAGATGTCGAAAG CGGTCAAGATACAAGCAAGTCTGGAAGCCATGAACCTATGGAAAGAAGCTATACAGATAAG GACACACGTGTGGACGTCACACAAACAGTTGACAAACCACCAGTAAATTCTACTGCAGTCTCGCTCGTTACCACAGAGGATGACAGCTTTGGCTCTAAAAAGGCCCGCTCATCTTTTGGAAGGGGCTTCTTCAAACTACGTGGAGGCAAGAAAAGTGGAAACTCGCAGAATCTTG cTGAGACTGAGCGCCAAGGCACCGATCACCTAGATCTGGCAGGACTGCCACAAAGTTTGGCCAACAGCGACAGCACTCATACTCTTCCCACTACCCCGGAGGACAAGAAGAAGTCGAAAGGAATTATGAAACTATTTGGCAA ACTTAGGAGAAGCCAGTCTACAACTTTTAACTTGGATGACAACCCGCCTGTTGGAGATTTTAAGAGGGGGGGAGTGCGAGCCACCGCAGGACCTAGACTGGGTTGGTCTCGTGACTTCCAAAGAGTCAACAA TGATGTGGACGCCCCCTTCGCACGGTGGTCGAAGGACCAGGTGTGCGACTGGTTACAAGATCAAGGTCTTGGCCTATACGTCAACATGTCACGTGTGTGGATCTCTTCTGGACAGACGTTGCTTCAGGCCTCCCAACAGGACCTGGAAAGG GAGCTGGGCATCAAAAACCAGTTGCACCGGAAGAAGCTGCAGCTGGCTCTGCAGGCACTTGGCTCGGAGGAAGAGGATAACAAGGGAAAGCTAGATTACAACTGGGTGACAA GGTGGCTGGATGACATCGGGCTGCCACAGTACAAGACCCAATTTGATGAGGGGAGGGTAGATGGTCGCATGCTGCACTACATGACAGTG GATGACTTGCTTTCTATGAAGGTGGGAAGCGTCCTACACCACCTCAGTATCAAAAGAGCCATCCAAGTACTGCGCCTCAACAACTACGAGCCCAACTGTTTGCGGCGCAGACCGTCTGATGAG AACAATATTACCCCTGCGGAGGTGTCTCAGTGGACCAACCACAGGGTTATGGAGTGGTTGCGTTCTGCCGATCTGGCCGAATACGCTCCCAATCTGAGAGGAAGCGGCGTGCACGGAGGCTTGATG GTTCTGGAGCCAAGGTTTAATGTGGAGACCATGGCACTACTGTTGAACATCCCTCCCAACAAGACCCTACTGCGCCGACACTTGGCCACACATTTCAACCTGCTCGTTGGTTCAGAAGCCCAGCAACTCAAACAAGAGTGTCTGGAAAACCCGGATTACACTCTGCTGACTGCCACCACCAAGGTTAAG CCAAGGAAACTGTCGTTTGGTAACTTCGGCAGTCTCAGAAAGAAAAGGCAGGAGGAGAACGAGGAGTACGTCTGTCCCATGGACGTGGAGATGCCGAAGGGACGAAGTTTTCAAAAAGGCTTTGAGCTCCAGATTTATGAGGACGACCTAGATAGGCTGGACCAT aTGGACGACTCTGAGGGAACTGTTAGGCAAATTGGAGCTTTCTCTGAAGGAATCCAGAACCTGACG AGCATGCTGAAAGAAGATGAATTTTTCAAGGAGGTATCGAACTCTCCCAACCTCAGCGTGACAGATGACGATTCCACTGCCTGA